The Lycium barbarum isolate Lr01 chromosome 4, ASM1917538v2, whole genome shotgun sequence nucleotide sequence TTATATTTCCACGTTATTCCATATCAAGATAAAAAGAAGTTTCTTTTTTCGTTTTCCTTacataaaaggaaaaaatatatttCTAGTTTAAGAATTAACacaaaacattttaaaaaaaactgaatttgtaaattcaaaaactcaaaaacttCAAACAAGCTCCTAAGTCTATTAAACATTATCATATGGAAGTTTGCAACCAACAATATTGACTCTTACATTGTCTTGGTTCCTTTTTCCCAAAAAAATATGGTTTTGTTAATTCTTATGATGACCAaggtggtgagttccacttttcatgaattataagaaTTTTTACTAAATAAAAAATTTTAAACCAAAAaagttttcaaattttcttcttaTTGTAATTTGTAAGAAGAAatagggaaaaaaaaaatattttcctctatAATTAATTGTTGCATTCTGCAAAAAGCAAATTTTGGTTCCCATgagaagaaaaaaacaaaaataataccTTCTccattcatttttacttgttcactttgcACTTTTTATgctatttaagaaataataaatggagTACATAATATTATCAATGTACacatattaattgatgcatatttttattaaattttgaaaaataatttaaagtGAGCAATTAATACTAtgaataaaacaagaaaaaataaattatgtTCTTTTGATAtgttaaaagtgaaaatctattttcaGAATACTGGATAAGTAAAAatgaatggagggagtactaattaaacttttaaaaaataaataaaagaaagataACGTTACTAGCAATGAAGTTGTAATAAGCTAAACGGTGTCGTATAAGACCACAAAACCCATGCTTGGTGATGTCAGTCTCAAGTCTCAGTCTCTCTTGTGTTGGAAAAACAGTAGATCAaactgataatttttttttctaataatttCTCACAAGAATTCACTTTTTGTATGATTAAAAAGTTAATAGTAGTTaaagttgccttttttttttcttcagttcTTCATAAAACTTTCTTCTGTAAATACATTGTATGATCAAGAAAAGGAGAAATTTCAATTGAACTTAAGAGAAATCTCTATGGATTTCCATAGGATTAGCTTTGTAATTTTCATCTGTGGAGTTGTATTACTTTCACTCAACTTTCCTGCTAAAGTTACAGCTGGTGACATTGTTCATGATGATGACGTGGCACCCAAGAAGCCTGGTTGTGAGAATGTTTTTGTGttggtaatttttttatttttttttgaatttttaagCTAATTTCTCTTCGACCCAGTACGTTTTTGGTGATTATCTTATCTGGGTTACTTTCAATTTTGTGTGCTTTTGTGTTCTTGTACTCGGATTAGTGTAAATTAAGTTGTAAAAggtgctattttttttttttttttctaatatctAATGCTTACTTTCTCTTCGACCCAGTACGTATTTGATGATTATCTTATCTGGGTTTTGTTCAATTTTGTGTTATTTTGAGTTCTTGAACTCGGTCTAGTGAATATTTAGTTGTAAAAGGTGTCATTTTTAGCCCCTTTGTGCTGGTAAGGTGTAAAAGGTTAATTTCTCTTCGACTCCTATTTTACTTATATTTTCTCAACTAGGTGTCCTCTATTTTCTTTGGGTTCAAGTTGTTGCTAACTAATGAAAATTCAGCTGTGGAAGGTGCTGTTTTTAGCTTGTATCATATGTTGAGTTAATTTTCTCAACTGGATTTCTTCTATTTTGTTTGGTTTTGCTTATTGTGTTTGCATTAATGAATACTTTTAGCTGGATCTTGTTTTGCCTTTATTTTTCAACTGAATTTCCtctattttgtttgttttttctttattttgcataaaataaaatatttttcttgagcttttatgcttttcttgagccgagggtctttcggaaacagccgtcctaccttggtaggagtaaggtctgcgtacactttaccctccccagaccccacgatgtgggatttcactgggttgttgttgttgtttctttATTTTGCATGCATTATTGAATACTTTTAGCTGGATCCTGTTTTTCAACTAGGTTTCCTCTATTTTGTTTAGTTTTGCTTTATTGTGCTTGGACTATTGGAAGCTGTGCGAGGTGCTATTTTCAGTGTGATCCCATGTTAACTAATCTTTGTCTATTAAGTTATTTCTACCTTATAAAAAAATTATGTCCATCCCAGTTccaatttatttttctcttccCTTTTGATGTTTTAAGTTAttatttgattttctttattaGGTCGTAATGTTGTTTTTTTAATAGCATTATTGACCTTGGGGCAATTTTTGAAGATAACAACATACTATATTTCCTAAAAGTTCATGTAATATATTAATTGCAGATGTTACATTGGATCTAATGTCACATATTCTGTTAAGCTGCTAGAGTGCAGAACTTTTCATTGtctaaataacaacaacaacaacatacccaatgaatcctacaatgtggggtctggggagggtagagtgtacgtagaccttacccctaccttaggtagggaggctgtttccggaagacccttgGCTCAACATCTTTATTTAACATGGTTACCAAAGAAGTTAACTTTTGATTTACCTTGCTGGTGCTTAACACTTCAATGGCTTATTCATGTTATCCTTTAATTGCCTTTTGTTGATGCTTTGGTTAGGTGAAAGTTCAAACTTGGATTGATGGTAAAGAGGATGCAGAATTTGTTGGTGTTGGTGCTAGATTTGGCGCTACTATTGTGTCAAAGGAGAAAAATGCACAGCAAACTCCGCTTACTCTTTCTGACCCTCGGGATTGTTGCAAGCCTCCAAGGAAAAAGGTTATTTTCTCCATGTAAATGCTTAATATAACTATATGTATACCTAGGGCCTTTTGCTTTATGCTTCTTACAATgccttttatttttcatttcattttgatAGCTTGCTGGAGAGATCATCATGGTAGATCGTGGCCATTGCAAATTCACAACGAAGGCTAATAATGCTGAAGCTGCCGGGGCTTCGGCAATCCTGATAGTAAATAATCAAAAAGGTAATTGGTGATTGATGAATCTGCATGGACTGTAAAGTTATGATTATAAGCTATTTATAATATGTGGTGTACTCAGGTTGATGCCAGTAATTGGATGTCTTCTGCAGCAATAATGAGTTTTGGAAAAATGAAGTCTAAAGATCAAAAATTTCTTATTTCTTCTAATTGTTCTGTCTGAGGGGGTTTTGTGGAGCTCTTGCTGTTTTTCTGTTGATCAAATGCTGCAATGCCAGTAACTCACCGCTTGCAGTTGTTTTACGGGTGTCATTTGTTTTGCAGAACTCTACAAGATGGTTTGTGATCCTGAAGAAACAGACCTAGATATACACATACCTGCTGTTATGCTACCTCAGGATGCTGGGACAACACTGAATAAAATGCTTTTAAATGGCTCGTCATCAGGTTAAATTCTGAGTTTAGATGCAGCTTAGATGAGAAAGCACTTCAAATCAACACGTTCTAGTCACTGTTAAAAGCTCAATGCAGGGATAATGCTGTTAAATAATATACTCGATTAAGCTCCTAGGGCTTTGGTTCTATGATAAGGAAGCAGAACTGTCTGTGTAGATTGTGAACACATCACCGTTAAGCCCTGCATGTGAGTAGGAGCAGGGTAGAGGGACAGGACCATACTCCTCTGAGTTTCGGACCTGATGAACCAACTAGGGTTGGGCCAACTAATTCACAATAGATTTCTCGGTTATAGAAAAATAACAATAATGTGCTTGATCAGAAAATGCTGTTAAATGATAGCTTCACGTACAGATAGAAGTCAGGTGCTGATATCATGGTTAATTTGGCCTGCAGTCATATGATAGGAAAAGCACTAAATTTCACAGTTAATCACCTCATGCTCCTGCAACTTCATGATTGTTAACTTTGGGCTATGTGTAGTTTTTGTACTTTCAAAACTGAACTTTGTCATAGATTCAGATGATGAATATGAAGTACTTCAAAGGTTTTACTTCCAAGAGATAATTATGGTGCACAATTTTGTCTAATTACACGCTTATAGTACAAATACAATCTTAAAAGGAAAAATAAGCTTGGACGTTTCAGGTTCCATTAGAGATATGAGCTTGTCATGTAGATAGAGTGCTATTGCAGTGACTAACCAGTCACATGTTAGAGTGCCTTGTCTAAAGTCTAAACTGATGAATTGTGGAGGAATTATAATAGTTGATATGAGAAGTAATTTTCTAATTTGATCGTGCTCTATATAAACATAGAACGTGAGGGATTCAGCCTGTTACTTGTCTATACACAAAGCAAGGTAAACAGACATGCAGAGGTGAGCAAATGATAATACACTTCTCCAGAGATTCAGATGTTCTTTTTATGCATTGAGATAAATCTAGCTTAGAGCAATGGatatccttttctttttctttttgcaatGCTTATATTTTTTTAGGTATCTTAGAAAAGCATTCACTATGCTCATTGTTTTTAAAGGCtttcataacttttttttttttttaatgaattagAGACTCATGGTACTTTAACTTTGATAGTGACAATCTTTTTCCAAATCTTTTGCTCTTTCATTTAGTTACCGTGCAACTCTACTCTCCAAAACGACCTGTAGTGGACAGTGCAGAAGTATTTTTGTGGGTGATGGCTATTGGTACAATCTTGTGTGGTTCTTATTGGTCTGCTTGGAGTGCTAAAGAAACAGCTATAGAGCAGGACAAGCTGTTGAAGGTCATCCATCCTTAATTTAGTAGCAATCTTTGCTAGAGTATGGTGAGATAATTGCGCTTCAGTTTTGCAttaatttcctattcgtctcttttTGTAGGATGCTTCAGAGGAAGAGCTTTCAAATTTTGGAACTGGTGGCTCAAGCACCGTGATGGATATAAACGTGATATCAGCATTcttatttgttgttgttgcttcCTGCGCCTTGATTGTATTGTATAAGTTGATGAGGTTCACGTGGTTCTTTGAAATCTTGGTGGTTCTCTTTTGCATCGGTGGTGTAGAGGTGTGTGTGGTTGCTATGACATGTTGTTTATGCTTTAGTCCATAGACTTGTGTTCGCAGATGATATACTTGTCCAAGTTTGACTGCTTTAGATGGTTATAGTGGGATATCATTTCAGGCAGGATAGCGGTGCACCTTGGGGGTACATATCTTTTCTTAACAATATGTGACACGGGATTAGGAGGAGTGTTGAAAATGCTACAACTTCTATAATACATATACAGGATATGATTAGCAACATTGTTGTCTTATTCTAATCCTATCCTATGTGATAGGCTCACATCCTCGAAATTTGTACCCATATAGAAGAATACCATTAGATATGGTCCATTCATGATTTGCATTAGCTCTTCAGAtaacaaaaaaaaacttatgaTTAGTTAGTGCTCagtaagtttccatattattataaattagttatttataaatctttcaaaatcaaataaataaatcagttattttgtatatatttatgtatttgcAATGTATAAGTTGTATGTTGCATATGAATGTATTGTCAACTTAATTTTTTTATAAGGTAACATGTATGTATAATAAGAGTAAGATTGACTCCACTGAGAACTGTGGCAGTCTTCCATAATTACAAGAGGGAGTGAATAAAATCAACTTATATTAGAGAAGCAGATTTCTTCTACTATAGTTATATTGTTTATCTGTTCCTCTCTTTCTATGACCCTGTTCTGGCTTCCGCAAtctgttaatgatgttgtttcgGTTCCTTTCACGTGCAGGGGCTACAAACTTGCTTAGTTGCCTTGCTAGCAAGGTATCATTTGTTTTACTTTATTTGCGTATACATAGTGTAATTTGCTGTCTCTTTTATTTGATAAGGTAAGGTAATAGCACTTTGCTGTCTCTCTTTTCAGAATTTAGATATGGTATTGGAACTTCTGCTTTTGATAACGAAGTTGGAAGTTCTGTTACACAGTTAATGTCTAATTGTTTCAGGTGTTTTTTTCCTTTTCAGGTGGTTTAAGCGCACGGGAGAGTCATTCATTAAAGTACCCATTTTTGGTGCTGTCTCTTATCTTACTTTGGCTGTTTCCCCATTCTGCATAACTTTTGCAGTGGTTTGGGCAGTGTACAGAAATTCTTCTTTTGGCTGGATAGGTCAAGACATACTTGTAAGGAtcatttctttttgttttcttacATACTTGTTTGGACCATTTTTTTTCATATCCTctgcaaacttttttttttctttttctttcaacaAAGTCTGTTGAAATTTTAGTGCCCTGCATCATCAAGTCTATCAAAAAATTTGGCAGTTTTGATTGCTATAAACAAGAGATTCCCATACTAGATTGTTGTCCTTTGACTTTGTTGTTTGCTGCCCAAAGTTGGATTTTGACATCCTAAGATGTTTGACACCATTAAATTTACTGTTTTATTCCATACAATTTCACATATTCCAAATTCAAATATATCTGACAATTCAGAATCGTAATAACAATTTCTTTCTTATTCAAAGTAACTCTGAACAACTGTTTTTAAAATTTTCTTCCTTTATAATACACAAGTCAGTATCAACTTCTTAAACTTCGTATTTTATCAAGCATGTCACATGAAATAACATTAAGGGAGTAGTAAATATAATGACTGATCCATATTCCTCTATATCGAAAAAAAAAGGACCAGATCATGTACCTTTAATCTCAGCTGGAATGAGGAATGAGACATGGTGAGTTAATTAGTTAGTTCAACCAGGTACTACCATGATGTTTTTGTTCCCAATAGTACTAGCTTTCACGGTCACGCCCCCCCACCACCACAAACCCCCCGAGCCGATGCTATATTATGTGAGACTGAGTTTTCTCATTTGTAGGCTATGTTTATTTTACTGTTTGAGAGGTACATCAATTGATGATCTTACTCGTTTTTCCACAGCTGTTACATGTGAACTGTAGGCTATGTTTATTTACAGTTCGTGGTATATCAACTAATGAACTTACTCTTTTTTCTTTTGGATAGGGCATCACACTAATAATTACAGTTCTGCAAATTGTGCGGATACCTAATCTCAAGGTAAACAATTCTACCCTTTTTTGCATTAAATGGAACGAGCATGAGTGAACGTCCAGTTAATCTCATCTTGCAATTATCTTATAGCCATGCCGTGTTTTAAGTTGGTGACTTCTTTTTTACTTGTTTCCCTAAGTTGTATATTCTTTCTAGTGTCACAAACAAAGTACATTTTTTCCCGCATTTTGAGGATTGATGCAAGAAATGGTAGCCAAGTTCGCTTATAAATTTCAAAAAAATCTTGCTGAGAGATTTTCTTATTCGGTTGTTAGAAGGTCAATGCTTCAGGTGTTTACTATCTTAAATGCTGTCTTTGACTGACATCAGTCAAATGTTGGTTACTATTGCTGAGGTGTCAAACCAACCTTGTCTATTCTATTATTAGCATCTCCAGTTTTAACTTTACATGGTTCTGAAGAGCAAGTGCTAGATCAACTCACTCTACTAGCATTTTTCTTTTTACAGCAAAGATCTTATGACAATCTTATCATTTCTTGTAAATATTAACTAGCGTTATATTTCAGGTCGGTACAGTTCTTTTGGGGTGTGCCTTCATCTATGACATATTTTGGGTGTTTGCTTCTAAGAGTCTCTTCCATGAAAGTGTGATGATTGTGGTAGGTAAAATCACTTAATTTCACTTTGATTGAATGGGAGTTGCTTCTAGATATAAGTCAATAATTTGAATTTTCCATGTTTTTGAAGGTAGCTCGTGGTGATAAAAGTGGGGAGGATGGTATTCCAATGCTGCTGAAGATTCCTCGACTATTTGATCCATGGGGTGGTTACAGCATTATTGGCTTCGGTGACATCCTATTGCCTGGCCTGCTAGTAGCATTTTCACTTAGGTTTGATGTCTGCACTTTCAATTTTAACCTGTATCTTAAGGGAGAAAAACCATACCAAACTTTGAATTTGTTCATCACTTTATTAGCAATCTATGTGGTTTTCTTTGCGAGGGTATATCGAGTTGGGGAGTAAACGTATTTAGGCTTGCGACTGTCACATAGCCTCGTAATTTAGTCTTCTTTCTGTTATTATATTGAGTTAAATAACTTTGACATCTTACAAGATTATATCATATGCACCTCAGTATTCACACATCCAATATTTTGATAAAATGCAAAACATAGACATCTTGGACCCTTTCTTCACTCTGCTCACTCCCCAAATACACACATCCAATACCTCGATAAAATAGACACTATAGAGATCTCGGACACTGATTGCAgcatttttctttgttgttcATCAATAAAATTTGTTCCTTTGCAGGTATGATTGGCTTGCAAAGAAGAATCTTCGCGCTGGTTACTTCTTGTGGGCAATTATTGCATATGGATTAGGTACTTAATGATATCTACTTTATAATGCGCCTGTCGCTTAGGTTGGAGTTTTTTCTGTTCTACTAGTTGATACGTGTTCTCTTGAATACCTCGCAGGTCTTCTGATTACATATGTAGCATTGAACTTAATGGATGGCATTGGCCAACCTGCACTTCTTTACATCGTCCCATTCACCCTCGGTAATTCTCATCAAATACTTTTTAAGTCATAATGAGTTTCTTTTTGGAGGTCTCCAGCATATCCCTTAATGCTGAAGAATACAACAGTGCCAATTTcaaaaaaagaaacaagaaaaagaaatcgTAAATAAAAAATGTTTTTGGTAACCAAATATCGTAAATGACTTTCCCACGGAGAACATTTTATTGGAAAATGACTTCCGTCATACCAAACATGTTCTAAATCTTCGTGAACAAGGAATTCCAAGTTTCACGATCACCTAACAGATATATACCTTTGTGCAGGGACCTTTTTGATGCTGGGGAGAAAGAGAGGTGACCTGAAAATTCTTTGGACAAAGGGTGAACCGGAAAGGGTGTGTTCACATGTTCATCTCGAATCAATGGAAGAATAAGGCAATCTTCCTCTTGTAATTATATTATACTGACCTAAGTATTATCTGCTAGCATCAATCATTAAACAGTCTGGTATCATCTAGCTGTTTAAGGCTTAGCAAAATCTTCAGTTGTTAAAGTACACATTGATGTGCCAGTTAATGTACAGCTGATTGATCAGCATTTGTCCCTTTGGTGAAAATAGTGTAGttgcttgttttattattatttccaCCCCAACCCC carries:
- the LOC132634910 gene encoding signal peptide peptidase-like 2, translating into MDFHRISFVIFICGVVLLSLNFPAKVTAGDIVHDDDVAPKKPGCENVFVLVKVQTWIDGKEDAEFVGVGARFGATIVSKEKNAQQTPLTLSDPRDCCKPPRKKLAGEIIMVDRGHCKFTTKANNAEAAGASAILIVNNQKELYKMVCDPEETDLDIHIPAVMLPQDAGTTLNKMLLNGSSSVTVQLYSPKRPVVDSAEVFLWVMAIGTILCGSYWSAWSAKETAIEQDKLLKDASEEELSNFGTGGSSTVMDINVISAFLFVVVASCALIVLYKLMRFTWFFEILVVLFCIGGVEGLQTCLVALLARWFKRTGESFIKVPIFGAVSYLTLAVSPFCITFAVVWAVYRNSSFGWIGQDILGITLIITVLQIVRIPNLKVGTVLLGCAFIYDIFWVFASKSLFHESVMIVVARGDKSGEDGIPMLLKIPRLFDPWGGYSIIGFGDILLPGLLVAFSLRYDWLAKKNLRAGYFLWAIIAYGLGLLITYVALNLMDGIGQPALLYIVPFTLGTFLMLGRKRGDLKILWTKGEPERVCSHVHLESMEE